The following coding sequences lie in one Acidobacteriota bacterium genomic window:
- the nusA gene encoding transcription termination factor NusA has protein sequence MKVNVWNTIMQLSKERGVEPRVIIQAIEESLKVASAKFFSQKETVQVLFKPEKGELRVYAVKRAAERPKNPAEEISLAEARAIRPDVQEGETVEVDLPSDTLGRIAAQAAKQVIFQKVRDAEQEKIISEFAPRIGEIVTGVVRRIEEGFVILEVNKTEVALPLREKLPGEEMRRGDLIKAVITQVLKGYQGPQILVSRSAPRFLARLLETEIPEIANGTIEIKDIVRQPGERAKVAVVSRERDIDPVGACIGVKGNRILAISKELQGEKVDIIPWSPDLVSYAKAALSPAKVDRLQVASRSEKAVLAVVPQDQLSLAIGKKGINVKLASRLVGWKISIKQEDAHD, from the coding sequence GAACACGATCATGCAGCTCAGCAAAGAGCGGGGGGTCGAGCCTCGCGTCATCATCCAGGCGATCGAGGAATCCCTTAAGGTCGCGTCCGCCAAGTTCTTCTCCCAGAAAGAGACCGTCCAGGTCCTGTTCAAGCCCGAGAAGGGCGAGCTGCGCGTCTATGCCGTCAAGCGGGCCGCCGAGCGCCCCAAGAACCCGGCCGAGGAAATCTCCCTGGCCGAGGCCCGGGCCATCCGCCCCGACGTCCAGGAGGGCGAGACGGTCGAGGTCGACCTGCCCTCCGACACCCTGGGGCGGATCGCCGCCCAGGCGGCCAAGCAGGTCATCTTCCAGAAGGTCCGCGACGCGGAGCAGGAGAAGATAATCAGCGAGTTCGCCCCCCGGATCGGCGAGATCGTCACCGGCGTCGTCCGGCGGATCGAGGAGGGCTTCGTCATCCTCGAGGTCAACAAGACCGAGGTCGCCCTCCCCTTGCGCGAGAAGCTGCCCGGCGAGGAGATGCGCCGCGGCGACCTGATCAAGGCGGTCATCACCCAGGTGCTCAAGGGCTACCAGGGGCCGCAGATCCTCGTCTCCCGGTCCGCGCCCCGCTTCCTGGCCCGGCTGCTCGAGACCGAGATACCCGAGATCGCCAACGGCACGATCGAGATAAAGGACATCGTCCGCCAGCCCGGCGAACGGGCCAAGGTCGCCGTGGTCAGCCGTGAGCGCGACATCGATCCCGTCGGCGCCTGCATCGGCGTCAAGGGGAACCGCATCCTGGCCATCTCCAAGGAGCTGCAGGGCGAGAAGGTCGACATCATCCCCTGGTCGCCCGACCTGGTTAGCTACGCCAAGGCCGCCCTCAGCCCGGCCAAGGTCGACCGGCTCCAGGTCGCCAGCCGCAGCGAGAAGGCCGTCCTGGCCGTCGTGCCCCAGGACCAGCTTTCGCTGGCCATCGGCAAGAAGGGCATCAACGTCAAGCTGGCTTCCCGGCTGGTCGGCTGGAAAATCTCCATCAAACAAGAAGACGCCCATGACTGA